The proteins below are encoded in one region of Aquisphaera giovannonii:
- a CDS encoding FHA domain-containing protein translates to MFAEEQEIPLIGRLETTATLLRPGPMAPSRDRRLEEWIASNLDQEADPARENHWNRLIKNLPAFRPRARTNGKGGAALGPATDSQGGWSHFRVAYRRGYTMVRVADQSLVQRSLLRELEADLMDLIAVGNHRMVLNFSGVEKLGSWIIGVVGNAHRRCAEADGGRLKICGLDPQLAEIFAIVGMARELELHPDEAAAISSPWPACSAPRQLPVDLLEALRSVAPVPPICGGAPSQADEPMPPPDADGKAPARPNNIRGFSVRLELTADSGDGRSLAVTHPRWLIGRDRSCKIRLNSAQVSKQHAAIEIRDDRIFVRDLESTNGTLVNGKVLRDAEIELRHGDEFRIGPVRFRVAIDRSHSSEPLPEDPATVVIGAHPEARQATAHPHSLPAGNEPLPTEEMPVADDADGTLRIRTEDFDGVTVVTPLFPDLDGEEAIEALRTRLESLREEPGARRVVVNLEFVNHLSRKAIAFLLAHHVRLEWEGGGLRICQAHARIIALLDQVRLTMLVDCFPTVDEAVLCAWSGVEERATARP, encoded by the coding sequence ATGTTCGCCGAAGAACAGGAGATCCCCCTGATCGGCCGCCTGGAGACGACGGCCACGCTGCTCCGTCCCGGGCCGATGGCACCCTCCCGCGATCGCAGGCTCGAGGAGTGGATCGCCTCGAACCTGGACCAGGAGGCCGACCCGGCCAGGGAGAACCACTGGAACCGACTGATCAAGAATCTGCCCGCATTCCGGCCGCGGGCAAGGACCAACGGCAAGGGCGGTGCTGCCCTTGGGCCGGCCACGGACTCCCAGGGCGGATGGTCTCATTTCCGCGTCGCTTACCGTCGAGGCTACACGATGGTACGCGTCGCGGATCAGTCGCTCGTGCAGCGCTCCCTCCTCCGGGAGCTGGAGGCCGACCTGATGGACCTCATCGCCGTCGGCAATCATCGCATGGTCCTCAACTTCAGCGGCGTGGAGAAGCTGGGGAGCTGGATCATCGGCGTCGTCGGCAACGCCCATCGCCGCTGTGCCGAGGCCGATGGCGGGAGGCTGAAGATCTGCGGCCTGGATCCCCAGCTCGCCGAGATCTTCGCGATCGTCGGCATGGCCCGTGAACTGGAGTTGCATCCGGACGAGGCCGCGGCGATCTCGAGCCCCTGGCCGGCCTGCTCGGCCCCCAGGCAGCTGCCCGTGGACCTGCTCGAGGCACTCCGCTCGGTCGCGCCGGTGCCCCCGATCTGCGGCGGAGCTCCGAGCCAGGCCGACGAGCCCATGCCCCCTCCCGACGCGGACGGGAAGGCACCCGCCCGCCCAAACAATATCCGGGGCTTCTCCGTACGCCTGGAGCTCACGGCCGACTCGGGCGACGGCCGGTCGCTCGCGGTCACGCACCCTCGCTGGCTCATCGGCCGGGACCGTTCGTGCAAGATCCGACTGAACTCCGCCCAGGTCAGCAAGCAGCACGCAGCCATCGAGATTCGCGACGACCGCATCTTCGTGCGAGACCTAGAGAGCACCAACGGCACGCTCGTGAACGGCAAGGTGCTCCGGGATGCCGAAATCGAGCTACGCCACGGGGACGAGTTCCGGATCGGCCCGGTCCGCTTCCGTGTCGCGATCGACCGTTCTCACTCCTCGGAACCCTTGCCGGAGGATCCGGCGACTGTCGTGATCGGCGCTCACCCGGAGGCCCGCCAGGCCACGGCTCACCCGCACAGCCTACCCGCGGGCAATGAGCCGCTCCCCACCGAGGAGATGCCGGTCGCCGACGACGCGGACGGGACGTTGCGTATCAGGACCGAGGACTTCGACGGGGTGACCGTGGTCACCCCCCTGTTCCCGGACCTGGACGGCGAGGAAGCCATCGAGGCCTTGCGGACGAGGCTCGAGTCGCTGCGGGAAGAGCCCGGGGCTCGTCGCGTGGTCGTGAACCTCGAATTCGTCAATCACCTTTCCCGGAAGGCGATCGCCTTCCTGCTGGCCCACCACGTCCGCCTGGAATGGGAAGGCGGCGGTCTGCGGATCTGCCAGGCCCACGCCCGGATCATCGCCCTCCTGGACCAGGTCCGGCTGACCATGCTCGTCGATTGTTTCCCGACGGTGGACGAGGCCGTGCTCTGCGCCTGGTCGGGCGTCGAGGAGCGGGCCACGGCCCGGCCCTGA
- the ribF gene encoding riboflavin biosynthesis protein RibF, protein MITIENLHDFPAEARGAFVTVGNFDGVHRGHQRLIARLRARADEAGVPAIAITFDPHPASLLRPDQAPVPLVWPEREVRLLQEAGATHVAVFRTGSWLLDLSAREFYERVIRRQLDARGMVEGPNFAFGHDRQGSVDLLGRWCGEDGIVFEVAEPLRDGGELISSSRIRRELREGHVEEAARLLTRPHRIRGIVTHGAGRGRGLGIPTINLDEIDTLIPPDGVYAVRACVPGDARHGQGLVRAAACNIGPNPTFGEQARKVEAHLIDFEGDLYGRMVELDFLARLRPTRPFGGIEDLLEQIRADIERARTIAS, encoded by the coding sequence GTGATCACGATCGAGAACCTGCATGACTTCCCCGCGGAGGCCCGCGGCGCGTTCGTGACGGTCGGCAATTTTGACGGCGTCCATCGCGGCCACCAGCGTCTCATCGCTCGGCTCCGCGCCCGTGCGGACGAGGCCGGCGTGCCCGCCATCGCCATCACGTTCGACCCGCACCCGGCCTCCCTGCTCCGGCCCGACCAGGCCCCCGTGCCGCTGGTCTGGCCCGAACGCGAGGTCCGGCTCCTCCAGGAGGCCGGCGCCACCCACGTGGCCGTTTTCCGGACCGGGAGCTGGCTGCTCGACCTCTCGGCCCGCGAATTCTACGAACGGGTCATCCGTCGGCAGCTCGACGCCAGGGGCATGGTGGAGGGCCCGAACTTCGCCTTCGGCCACGACCGCCAGGGGTCCGTCGACCTCCTCGGCCGCTGGTGCGGCGAGGACGGGATCGTCTTCGAGGTCGCGGAGCCGCTGCGCGACGGCGGAGAGCTCATCTCGTCGTCCCGGATCCGCCGGGAGCTGCGGGAGGGGCACGTCGAGGAGGCCGCCCGACTTCTGACGAGGCCCCACCGGATCCGCGGGATCGTCACCCACGGCGCCGGCCGGGGCAGGGGCCTGGGAATCCCCACGATCAATCTCGATGAAATCGACACCCTCATCCCGCCGGACGGCGTCTACGCCGTCCGCGCCTGCGTCCCGGGCGATGCCCGGCATGGCCAGGGCCTCGTCCGCGCGGCGGCCTGCAACATCGGCCCCAACCCGACCTTCGGAGAGCAGGCCCGCAAGGTGGAGGCCCATCTCATCGACTTCGAGGGCGACCTGTACGGCCGGATGGTCGAGCTGGACTTCCTCGCTCGCCTGCGTCCCACGCGTCCATTTGGGGGCATCGAGGACCTGCTCGAGCAGATCCGAGCGGACATCGAGCGCGCGAG
- a CDS encoding Gfo/Idh/MocA family oxidoreductase: MDVLIVGDGEEERAWADWLSGRPEYEVIATVLPRVEGSAPGPGSLSDLNEGLAIAGLELAIIGGPVESRGEVLRRAAAEGLAIICLHPPGDDSESYYQVALSRAETGAVIVPDLPLRRHPGVERLRRMLSAGELGEFRGLRLEVNTPPGERLATRVFPTMIDVIRSLLGTIDSLIASGDPPGSDPDQELVVQLRDATHRRAEVRLVAGPPGPTRLTLSGSLRSVTLELGAGLCGPSSLIHRDACPGMDSAEHLGPWDPKEAIGTALREAMNEGPGVERGSTGLGPSLLDGTRAMELSEAVVRSLRKGRTIDLHYEEISEEAVFKSIMTSTGCMLLLSLLLVLPVSLAGPAIGLPGTIYLAYAILPALVLFALFQFVRLGIRTGSHDDRRRTQERPRTSQASRM; encoded by the coding sequence ATGGACGTCCTGATCGTGGGAGACGGCGAGGAGGAGCGGGCCTGGGCCGACTGGCTGTCCGGCAGGCCCGAATACGAGGTCATCGCGACCGTGCTCCCGAGGGTCGAAGGATCCGCCCCCGGGCCGGGAAGCCTCTCCGACCTCAACGAAGGGCTGGCCATCGCGGGACTCGAGCTCGCCATCATCGGCGGCCCGGTCGAGTCGAGGGGAGAGGTCCTCCGCCGGGCGGCCGCCGAGGGCCTCGCCATCATCTGCCTGCATCCGCCGGGCGACGACTCCGAGTCGTACTACCAGGTCGCGCTCAGCCGGGCCGAGACCGGCGCCGTCATCGTCCCGGACCTCCCCTTGCGTCGCCATCCCGGCGTCGAGCGGCTCCGTCGGATGCTCTCGGCCGGAGAGCTCGGCGAATTCCGCGGCCTCCGGCTTGAGGTCAACACGCCGCCCGGAGAGCGGCTTGCCACCCGGGTCTTCCCGACGATGATCGACGTCATCCGCTCGCTCCTGGGCACGATCGACTCGCTGATCGCGAGCGGGGATCCGCCCGGGTCCGACCCCGACCAGGAGCTGGTGGTCCAGCTCCGCGACGCGACCCACCGCCGCGCCGAGGTCCGGCTCGTCGCCGGCCCGCCGGGACCGACCCGTCTCACGTTATCCGGCTCGCTCCGTTCGGTGACCCTCGAGCTCGGTGCCGGCCTCTGCGGCCCCTCCTCCCTGATCCATCGCGACGCTTGCCCGGGCATGGATTCGGCCGAACATCTGGGGCCCTGGGATCCCAAGGAGGCGATCGGGACCGCGTTGCGGGAGGCCATGAACGAAGGCCCCGGCGTCGAGCGGGGATCGACCGGCTTGGGCCCGAGCCTCCTCGACGGCACGCGCGCCATGGAGCTTTCCGAGGCCGTCGTCCGGAGCCTCCGCAAGGGGCGGACGATCGACCTGCACTACGAGGAGATCAGCGAGGAGGCCGTCTTCAAGTCGATCATGACGTCGACGGGATGCATGCTGCTCCTGAGCCTGCTCCTCGTCCTCCCGGTCTCCCTCGCCGGCCCCGCGATCGGCCTCCCGGGCACCATCTATCTCGCCTATGCCATCCTGCCGGCCCTCGTCCTCTTCGCCCTCTTCCAGTTCGTCCGGCTTGGTATCAGGACGGGGAGTCATGACGACCGACGGCGGACGCAGGAACGGCCCCGGACATCTCAGGCGTCTCGGATGTAA
- a CDS encoding AAA family ATPase has translation METAKKIVEIDGVALHLGDPDVTDQGWIGQDEVLRQLLACWLVVDPRDRALSPRIVGPPGIGKTTLAMAAARTREQRLYITQCTADTRPEDLIVTPVLAESGRIAYHASPLVSAMIVGGVCVLDEGNRMNEKSWASLAPLLDHRRYVESIVAGITIRAHDDFRVCVTMNEDESTYEVPDYILSRLQPTLALGFPSRDDEMAILEYHLPFAESDLLAITVDFLQQAHELKLDFSPRDGISIIRYALKRMAQDPTHPLGRDAAWREALERVLGDEAVDLESLARRKRRSHGGSHAPLGLGDLFFDPSDPLHPDGPGETTDDEEF, from the coding sequence ATGGAAACCGCGAAGAAGATCGTGGAGATCGACGGAGTGGCCCTGCACCTGGGCGACCCGGACGTGACGGACCAGGGATGGATCGGCCAGGACGAGGTCCTCCGCCAACTCCTCGCCTGCTGGCTGGTCGTCGATCCGCGCGACCGCGCCCTGTCGCCCAGGATCGTCGGGCCGCCGGGGATCGGCAAGACGACCCTGGCGATGGCCGCGGCCCGCACGCGCGAGCAGCGGCTCTACATCACGCAGTGCACGGCCGATACCCGGCCGGAGGACCTGATCGTCACCCCCGTGCTGGCCGAGAGCGGCCGGATCGCCTACCATGCGTCCCCGCTGGTCTCCGCGATGATCGTCGGGGGCGTGTGCGTCCTCGACGAAGGCAATCGGATGAACGAGAAGTCGTGGGCCAGCCTCGCCCCGCTCCTGGATCACCGCCGCTATGTCGAGAGCATCGTCGCCGGGATCACCATCCGCGCCCATGACGATTTCCGCGTGTGCGTGACGATGAATGAGGACGAGTCCACTTACGAGGTCCCCGACTACATCCTGTCGAGGCTCCAGCCAACCCTCGCACTCGGCTTCCCCAGCCGGGATGACGAGATGGCGATCCTCGAGTATCACCTGCCCTTCGCCGAAAGCGATCTGCTGGCCATCACGGTGGACTTCCTCCAGCAGGCCCATGAGCTGAAGCTGGACTTCTCCCCCCGCGATGGCATCAGCATCATCCGTTACGCTCTCAAGCGGATGGCCCAGGATCCGACCCATCCTCTCGGTCGCGACGCCGCCTGGCGCGAGGCGCTGGAACGGGTGCTGGGCGACGAGGCCGTGGACCTGGAGAGCCTCGCCCGCCGCAAGCGCAGATCACACGGGGGCTCCCACGCCCCCCTGGGCCTGGGAGACCTCTTCTTCGACCCATCCGACCCGCTCCACCCCGACGGCCCCGGCGAGACGACCGACGACGAGGAATTCTAG
- a CDS encoding cupin domain-containing protein, which produces MPTADEIIAALQLEPHPIEGGYFRETYRSAASIEESCLPPGYPAGARRSLGTSIYYLLTPRTFSEMHRLPTEEVFHVYLGGPARMLRLFPDGEGREVVLGPDVLRGQSPQVVVPPGVWQGTRLEPGAEFILLGATMAPGFDYEDYEQGSSSDLAARYPEHAGLIRLLTRT; this is translated from the coding sequence ATGCCAACCGCGGACGAGATCATCGCGGCACTCCAACTTGAGCCCCACCCGATCGAGGGGGGCTATTTCCGCGAGACGTACCGGTCCGCGGCGAGCATCGAGGAGTCGTGCCTGCCCCCGGGATACCCGGCCGGGGCGCGTCGCAGCCTCGGCACCTCGATCTACTATCTCCTGACTCCCCGGACGTTCTCCGAGATGCATCGGCTGCCGACCGAGGAGGTCTTCCACGTCTACCTGGGCGGGCCGGCCCGCATGCTGCGGCTCTTCCCCGATGGCGAGGGCCGGGAAGTGGTCCTGGGCCCGGACGTCCTGCGCGGTCAATCCCCGCAGGTGGTCGTCCCGCCGGGCGTCTGGCAGGGCACGCGGCTGGAGCCCGGCGCCGAGTTCATCCTGCTCGGCGCCACCATGGCTCCGGGCTTCGACTACGAGGACTACGAGCAAGGTTCCTCGTCGGACCTCGCGGCCCGCTACCCCGAGCACGCGGGCCTGATCCGCCTGCTCACGCGGACCTGA